The Acanthochromis polyacanthus isolate Apoly-LR-REF ecotype Palm Island chromosome 17, KAUST_Apoly_ChrSc, whole genome shotgun sequence genome has a window encoding:
- the cct6a gene encoding T-complex protein 1 subunit zeta yields the protein MAAVKALNPKAEVARAQAALAVNISAARGLQDVLRSNLGPKGTMKMLVSGAGDIKLTKDGNVLLHEMQIQHPTASLIAKVATAQDDITGDGTTSNVLIIGELLKQADLYVSEGLHPRIIAEGFEAAKEKALAVLEDVKVTREMDRETLINVARTSLRTKVHTELADLLTEAVVDAVLAIAKPNEPIDLYMVEIMEMKHKTDCDTQLIRGLVLDHGARHPDMKKRVEDAYVLTCNVSLEYEKTEVNSGFFYKSAEEREKLVAAERKFIEDRVQKIIALKNKVCPNGEKGFVVINQKGIDPFSLDALAKEGIVALRRAKRRNMERLTLACGGIAMNSVDDLTLECLGQAGLVYEHTLGEEKYTFIEKCGNPRSVTLLVKGPNKHTLTQIKDAVRDGLRAVKNAIEDGSVVSGAGAFEVAVADALVKHKPNVKGRAQLGVQAFADALLVIPKVLAQNSGYDPQETLLKLQTEYKESGQLVGVDLSTGEPMVAGEAGVWDNYSVKKQLLHSCTVIASNILLVDEIMRAGMSSLKG from the exons ATGGCTGCCGTAAAAGCGCTGAACCCAAAAGCAGAGGTGGCCAGGGCCCAGGCCGCCCTGGCGGTCAATATCAGTGCCGCCCGGGGGCTGCAGGACGTGCTGCGGAGCAACCTGGGACCGAAAGGGACCATGAAGAT GCTGGTGTCTGGAGCCGGAGACATAAAGCTGACCAAAGATGGAAACGTCTTGTTACATGAGATG CAAATCCAACACCCGACAGCTTCACTGATTGCTAAGGTCGCCACGGCGCAGGATGACATCACAGGAGATGGAACCACCTCCAACGTCCTCATCATCGGTGAACTGCTGAAACAGGCTGACCTCTACGTGTCGGAG GGTCTTCATCCACGAATCATCGCTGAGGGCTTTGAGGCAGCGAAAGAGAAAGCCTTGGCTGTTCTGGAGGATGTCAAAGTGACTCGGGAAATGGACAGAGAGACTCTCATCAATGTCGCACGTACCTCCCTCAGGACCAAGGTCCACACAGAGCTGGCAGACCTGCTCACCGAG GCTGTGGTAGATGCTGTCCTTGCCATCGCTAAACCCAACGAACCCATCGACCTGTACATGGTGGAAATCATGGAGATGAAGCACAAGACCGACTGCGACACACA actgatcAGAGGTTTGGTGCTGGACCACGGCGCCCGACACCCAGACATGAAGAAGAGGGTGGAGGACGCCTACGTGCTGACGTGCAACGTCTCTTTGGAGTACGAAAAGACGGAGGTCAACTCTGGCTTCTTCTACAAGAGTGCCGAGGAGAGGGAGAAGCTTGTGGCTGCAGAGAGGAAGTTCATCGAGGACCGAGTGCAAAAGATCATCGCCCTGAAGAACAAAGTTTGTCCCAACGGGGAAAAGGGATTTGTCGTCATTAACCAGAAG GGTATCGACCCATTTTCCCTGGACGCCCTCGCCAAGGAAGGCATTGTTGCTCTGCGCAGGGCAAAGAGGAGGAACATGGAGAG GCTGACTCTCGCTTGCGGTGGCATCGCCATGAATTCAGttgatgacctcacactggagTGTTTAGGACAGGCTGGGCTGGTTTATGAACACACACTG GGAGAAGAGAAATACACGTTCATTGAGAAGTGTGGAAACCCTCGCTCAGTGACCCTGCTGGTGAAGGGACCCAACAAACACACCCTCACACAGATCAAAGACGCAGTAAGGGATGGTCTGCGGGCAGTCAAGAACGCTATTGAAGATG gaAGCGTTGTGTCCGGTGCAGGTGCATTCGAGGTCGCTGTGGCAGACGCTCTGGTGAAACACAAGCCCAACGTGAAAGGCAGAGCCCAGCTGGGAGTCCAGGCGTTTGCAGATGCTCTCCTCGTCATCCCCAAG GTTTTGGCCCAGAACTCTGGTTATGATCCACAAGAGACCCTGCTGAAGCTGCAGACGGAGTACAAAGAGTCTGGTCAGCTCGTCGGAGTCGACCTCAGCACAG gggAACCGATGGTGGCAGGAGAAGCTGGTGTTTGGGATAATTACAGCGTCAAGAAGCAGCTTCTCCATTCATG CACGGTGATCGCCAGCAACATCCTGTTGGTGGACGAGATCATGCGAGCTGGAATGTCTTCTCTGAAAGGTTAA
- the sumf2 gene encoding inactive C-alpha-formylglycine-generating enzyme 2 isoform X2 has product MNVKMASWIFAVFFLSVAAAEDMLNIPGGKMLMGTSAEDGRDGESPTKEVQVQPFKMDKYPVTNSDFRDFVRAQKYKTEAETFGWSFVFQDFVSDELKKKVTQRIESAPWWLPIERVFWRQPAGPGSGIRERLDFPVVQVSWNDAQAFCQWKGKRLPTEEEWEWAARGGLQGRTYPWGNKFQTNRTNLWQGLFPDGDTAEDGYHGTAPVTAFPPQNSYGLYDMMGNTWEWTSTPFPAARPMYVLRGASWIDTVDGSANHKARITTRMGNTPDSASDNLGFRCAASDGQKQGKKKDKAEL; this is encoded by the exons ATGAACGTTAAAATGGCGTCCTGGATATTCGCTGTGTTTTTCCTGTCAGTGGCGG CTGCAGAGGATATGCTGAACATCCCCGGAGGAAAGATGCTGATGGGAACCAGCGCAGAGGACGGCAGAGACGGAGAGTCTCCCACCAAGGAGGTCCAAGTGCAGCCttttaaaatggacaaataCCCTGTCACCAATAGTGACTTCAG AGACTTTGTGAGAGCACAGAAGTACAAAACTGAAGCTGAGACATTTGGCTGGAGTTTTGTGTTTCAGGACTTTGTGTCAGATGAGCTGAAAAAGAAGGTCACTCAGAGGATTGAG TCTGCTCCCTGGTGGTTGCCCATAGAGCGAGTGTTTTGGAGACAG CCTGCAGGGCCCGGTTCAGGTATCCGGGAGCGCCTGGACTTCCCGGTGGTTCAGGTGAGCTGGAACGACGCTCaggccttctgccagtggaaggGCAAGAGGCTGCCGACGGAGGAGGAGTGGGAGTGGGCTGCACGTGGAGGGCTGCAAG GTCGGACTTATCCATGGGGGAACAAGTTCCAGACCAACAGAACCAACCTGTGGCAG GGATTGTTTCCAGATGGAGACACTGCAGAGGATGGTTACCATGGCACCGCTCCTGTAACGGCCTTTCCTCCACAGAACAgctatg GGCTGTATGACATGATGGGAAACACGTGGGAGTGGACGTCCACACCCTTTCCAGCAGCGAGGCCGATGTATGTGCTGCGTGGCGCCTCCTGGATCGACACGGTGGACggatcagccaatcacaaggcTCGAATCACAACCAG GATGGGCAACACTCCCGACTCTGCCTCTGACAACCTCGGATTCAGATGTGCTGCCAGCGATGGGCAGAAGCAagggaagaaaaaagacaaagcagaaTTATAG
- the sumf2 gene encoding inactive C-alpha-formylglycine-generating enzyme 2 isoform X1 yields the protein MNVKMASWIFAVFFLSVAVLTAAEDMLNIPGGKMLMGTSAEDGRDGESPTKEVQVQPFKMDKYPVTNSDFRDFVRAQKYKTEAETFGWSFVFQDFVSDELKKKVTQRIESAPWWLPIERVFWRQPAGPGSGIRERLDFPVVQVSWNDAQAFCQWKGKRLPTEEEWEWAARGGLQGRTYPWGNKFQTNRTNLWQGLFPDGDTAEDGYHGTAPVTAFPPQNSYGLYDMMGNTWEWTSTPFPAARPMYVLRGASWIDTVDGSANHKARITTRMGNTPDSASDNLGFRCAASDGQKQGKKKDKAEL from the exons ATGAACGTTAAAATGGCGTCCTGGATATTCGCTGTGTTTTTCCTGTCAGTGGCGG tccTGACAGCTGCAGAGGATATGCTGAACATCCCCGGAGGAAAGATGCTGATGGGAACCAGCGCAGAGGACGGCAGAGACGGAGAGTCTCCCACCAAGGAGGTCCAAGTGCAGCCttttaaaatggacaaataCCCTGTCACCAATAGTGACTTCAG AGACTTTGTGAGAGCACAGAAGTACAAAACTGAAGCTGAGACATTTGGCTGGAGTTTTGTGTTTCAGGACTTTGTGTCAGATGAGCTGAAAAAGAAGGTCACTCAGAGGATTGAG TCTGCTCCCTGGTGGTTGCCCATAGAGCGAGTGTTTTGGAGACAG CCTGCAGGGCCCGGTTCAGGTATCCGGGAGCGCCTGGACTTCCCGGTGGTTCAGGTGAGCTGGAACGACGCTCaggccttctgccagtggaaggGCAAGAGGCTGCCGACGGAGGAGGAGTGGGAGTGGGCTGCACGTGGAGGGCTGCAAG GTCGGACTTATCCATGGGGGAACAAGTTCCAGACCAACAGAACCAACCTGTGGCAG GGATTGTTTCCAGATGGAGACACTGCAGAGGATGGTTACCATGGCACCGCTCCTGTAACGGCCTTTCCTCCACAGAACAgctatg GGCTGTATGACATGATGGGAAACACGTGGGAGTGGACGTCCACACCCTTTCCAGCAGCGAGGCCGATGTATGTGCTGCGTGGCGCCTCCTGGATCGACACGGTGGACggatcagccaatcacaaggcTCGAATCACAACCAG GATGGGCAACACTCCCGACTCTGCCTCTGACAACCTCGGATTCAGATGTGCTGCCAGCGATGGGCAGAAGCAagggaagaaaaaagacaaagcagaaTTATAG